The following proteins are co-located in the Spirosoma montaniterrae genome:
- a CDS encoding GntP family permease, with translation MSTTYLLVVFLVAIASLLFAIIRLKINPFLVLPGVGLLTGLATGLPLPQVAKLIGDGFGQTLGSIGLVIGLGIVLGNLLADARATEQIAALLLRTVGAKRAPLAMNLTGYLVCIPVFLNAAFIVFMPLLRDLTRTTRLPLVTLVTALTIAGIATHCLVPPTPGPLAVMGTLSLAPGSFIGWSLLVALPPALVGLIAAQRFGRQAFMQIAEASGKTPVTEADGRPVPPGGLSLLLLLLPILLILIGSLTAELLPATHPARPVLAFVGDKNVAMLLGVAVAGWLLARYRRKSFEELVAEGGANAGLLILIVGAGGSFGAIINGSGIADALVQTLSALHLSLLWLGFLLTAILRAAQGSATVAAVTTASLLAPMIAPAGANALTVGLAICCGSMCCSFPNDSGFWVVARFSGLTVPQMLRAWTLTSTIAGVVGFAVVLLIDWL, from the coding sequence ATGTCAACTACCTATCTGCTGGTTGTGTTTCTGGTGGCTATTGCCAGCTTGCTGTTTGCCATTATCCGGCTCAAAATCAACCCATTCTTAGTGTTGCCGGGCGTTGGGCTGTTAACGGGACTGGCAACCGGTTTGCCCCTGCCGCAGGTAGCCAAACTCATCGGCGACGGTTTTGGGCAAACGCTGGGCAGTATCGGGCTGGTGATTGGGCTGGGCATTGTGCTGGGCAATTTGCTGGCCGATGCCCGCGCCACCGAACAGATTGCGGCCCTGCTGCTGCGAACGGTTGGTGCCAAACGTGCTCCGCTCGCCATGAACCTGACGGGCTATTTAGTCTGTATTCCGGTATTTCTCAACGCAGCCTTTATCGTGTTTATGCCCCTGCTGCGCGACCTTACCCGAACCACCCGCCTGCCGCTGGTAACACTCGTAACGGCCTTAACCATTGCGGGCATTGCTACCCACTGCTTAGTGCCGCCCACGCCCGGCCCGCTGGCCGTAATGGGAACGCTGAGTCTGGCCCCCGGCTCTTTTATTGGCTGGAGTCTGCTGGTGGCCCTGCCGCCCGCACTGGTTGGATTAATAGCGGCACAACGATTTGGCAGGCAGGCGTTTATGCAGATTGCTGAAGCATCGGGTAAAACACCCGTTACCGAAGCCGACGGGCGACCCGTGCCTCCGGGTGGGTTGTCGTTGCTGCTGCTCTTGCTACCGATTCTGCTGATTTTGATTGGGAGTCTCACCGCCGAGTTGCTGCCCGCCACCCACCCGGCCCGTCCGGTGCTGGCGTTTGTGGGTGATAAAAACGTGGCTATGCTCCTGGGGGTTGCGGTGGCGGGGTGGCTGCTGGCCCGCTATCGCCGGAAATCGTTTGAGGAATTAGTGGCCGAAGGCGGAGCCAATGCCGGGCTGCTGATTCTGATTGTGGGCGCGGGCGGCTCATTCGGTGCCATCATCAACGGGTCGGGTATTGCCGACGCGCTGGTGCAGACACTCTCGGCCCTGCACCTCTCGCTGCTGTGGCTGGGGTTTCTGCTCACGGCCATTCTGCGGGCGGCTCAGGGGTCGGCTACGGTGGCGGCTGTTACAACGGCCTCGCTGCTGGCCCCCATGATCGCCCCCGCCGGTGCCAACGCGCTCACCGTCGGGCTGGCAATCTGTTGCGGCAGTATGTGTTGCTCATTTCCCAACGATTCGGGCTTCTGGGTTGTCGCGCGATTTTCGGGCCTGACCGTACCGCAGATGCTCCGGGCCTGGACATTAACCAGCACTATTGCGGGCGTAGTAGGATTTGCGGTTGTGCTGCTTATCGATTGGTTGTAA
- a CDS encoding RagB/SusD family nutrient uptake outer membrane protein, which translates to MNRKLILTLGLCLSLTACRETFIELAPLSQASTATFYRSASDLLNALNGAYGALQFNGQYGQYYVVAEIPSDDTVPVLSGSVTDQDEFDKFYLRTTNPFLSTRWADGYRGIYRTNAVIDRSSAIQMDETLKGRIVAEAKFLRALMYFNLVRVFGDVPLVIKEIVDPQEGYQYGRNAVTEVYAQIEKDLTEAEAVLPVSYTGANVGRATRGAARALLGKVLLTQRKYAPAATKLKEVIDAGTYDLVATYADVFRPSNKNHRESIFDVQYRKGNLGEGSPFASSYAPENSGNAVIQFGGDGNNQPSTDLINSYEPGDLRRDLSLATSFVNASGARIAYNFIRKYTDPPIVKYDSEDNWPVLRYADVLLMYAESLNEQGQTATALPLLNRIRRRAGLAERSITTQADMRLALENERRWELAFEGHRWFDLVRTGRALPVLQAKAQAIGIRGTLSSNNLVVAIPQSQIDVNRERIQQNPGY; encoded by the coding sequence ATGAACCGCAAACTCATACTCACACTCGGTCTGTGCCTAAGCCTGACGGCCTGCCGCGAAACGTTCATCGAACTGGCACCACTCTCGCAAGCCAGCACAGCTACGTTCTACCGCAGCGCATCGGACCTGCTCAATGCCCTCAACGGAGCCTACGGTGCCCTTCAGTTCAACGGGCAGTACGGTCAGTACTACGTGGTGGCTGAAATTCCGTCCGACGATACGGTCCCTGTCCTGTCGGGATCGGTAACTGACCAGGACGAATTCGACAAGTTTTATTTGCGTACCACCAACCCGTTTTTGAGTACTCGCTGGGCCGATGGATACCGGGGCATTTACCGCACCAACGCCGTGATTGACCGGAGTTCGGCTATTCAGATGGACGAAACGCTAAAAGGCCGCATCGTGGCCGAAGCCAAGTTTTTGCGGGCCTTAATGTATTTCAACCTCGTGCGGGTATTCGGCGACGTGCCGCTGGTGATAAAGGAAATCGTTGACCCGCAGGAAGGCTATCAATATGGTCGGAACGCCGTTACGGAAGTCTATGCCCAGATCGAAAAAGACCTCACCGAGGCTGAGGCCGTGTTGCCTGTGTCGTACACCGGCGCAAACGTGGGCCGGGCCACCCGTGGTGCTGCCAGAGCCTTGCTGGGCAAGGTATTGCTGACTCAGCGCAAATACGCGCCCGCAGCGACCAAGCTAAAAGAGGTAATCGATGCCGGTACATACGACCTGGTGGCGACCTACGCCGACGTATTCCGGCCCTCAAACAAAAATCATCGTGAGTCGATTTTTGACGTACAGTACCGAAAAGGCAATCTGGGCGAAGGTAGCCCGTTTGCCAGTTCCTACGCGCCCGAAAACTCCGGCAACGCCGTAATTCAGTTTGGGGGCGACGGCAACAACCAGCCCAGCACCGACCTCATCAACAGCTACGAACCGGGCGATCTTCGCCGGGATCTATCGCTGGCGACGAGCTTTGTGAACGCATCCGGGGCGCGTATTGCCTATAACTTCATTCGTAAATACACCGACCCGCCGATTGTCAAATATGATTCGGAAGACAACTGGCCTGTGCTTCGCTACGCCGACGTACTATTGATGTATGCTGAGAGCCTGAACGAGCAGGGGCAAACAGCCACCGCCCTTCCGCTACTAAACCGCATTCGGCGTAGGGCCGGGTTGGCCGAACGGTCAATAACGACACAGGCCGATATGCGGCTCGCCTTAGAAAACGAACGACGCTGGGAGTTAGCTTTCGAAGGACACCGCTGGTTCGATCTGGTACGCACGGGTCGCGCCCTGCCCGTTTTGCAGGCCAAAGCGCAGGCCATAGGCATCCGAGGCACACTATCGAGTAATAATTTGGTGGTTGCTATCCCACAAAGCCAAATTGACGTCAACCGCGAGCGTATCCAGCAGAATCCGGGCTATTAA
- a CDS encoding pentapeptide repeat-containing protein — protein MMNTKIIGERIAEARKKLNLSQAQLGEQVFLSAQAVGKWERGESVPDIITLNRLAEILGVDLNYFSAATEPASTETAPVILSGNYPNELPSGGEKKKGSWNMSGGNWVDADFSGLKNLHEKFSGSNIQRCQFIGSDLSGLSLKGNNVDGCDFSDSDISSSQIQGSNLAKNQFRNCLLNQAKFSGSYVEGCNLSGATLCETEFSKSYLSNCDFTGCDFTGMVIKSGGFEKNIADAAVWNRTSFIDTHIADIIFGGTLDDCSFENCSFTKVTFQNATLRSTFFKNNLRLKRVQFIDCQVDRLTYEFLKAGKAELSGVTLVAS, from the coding sequence ATGATGAACACGAAGATCATTGGTGAGCGAATTGCCGAAGCGCGAAAGAAACTAAATCTGTCTCAGGCGCAACTGGGTGAACAGGTATTTCTCAGTGCCCAGGCCGTGGGGAAATGGGAACGCGGAGAGTCTGTTCCAGACATTATTACGCTGAACCGTCTGGCCGAAATTCTGGGCGTTGATCTCAACTACTTTTCAGCAGCTACAGAGCCTGCATCCACTGAAACAGCACCCGTTATCTTGTCGGGAAACTACCCGAACGAACTGCCATCTGGAGGGGAGAAGAAAAAGGGTAGTTGGAATATGTCGGGCGGAAACTGGGTCGATGCAGACTTTTCCGGGCTGAAAAACCTACACGAAAAATTTAGTGGTTCCAATATCCAACGCTGCCAGTTTATCGGCTCAGATTTGTCGGGACTGTCGCTCAAAGGTAACAATGTCGATGGCTGTGACTTCTCTGATTCCGACATCAGTAGCAGCCAGATTCAGGGTTCCAACCTGGCAAAAAATCAATTCAGGAACTGTTTGCTTAACCAGGCGAAATTTTCGGGAAGCTATGTAGAAGGCTGCAATCTCTCCGGTGCTACTCTTTGCGAAACGGAATTTTCAAAAAGTTATCTGTCCAATTGCGATTTCACTGGCTGCGATTTCACCGGAATGGTGATTAAATCGGGCGGCTTTGAGAAAAATATAGCTGATGCTGCTGTGTGGAACCGGACCTCGTTTATCGACACACATATTGCTGATATAATTTTCGGCGGTACGCTGGATGATTGCTCCTTTGAGAACTGTTCATTCACCAAAGTGACGTTTCAGAACGCAACTCTACGTAGCACCTTCTTCAAGAACAACCTTAGATTGAAGCGGGTACAATTCATTGACTGCCAGGTTGATCGGTTGACCTACGAATTTCTGAAGGCCGGGAAAGCGGAGTTGTCCGGTGTTACGTTGGTAGCATCTTAA
- a CDS encoding DUF4403 family protein, giving the protein MTTQRITGILFLLLALLGAIGCNRVRPDAPATLDFEPPIPDPVSYVAGEVTFRINDLERKINKSLNPVLVNEETFKGRKGEAWHLRVVRTGPVKIQYANQRVSFSAPLQVWYSNPLGLRKHRKSRPLCALAVNFVSPLSVESNWRLATRSRFEQYRWIQKPKIRLLGINVGITKLAENLLDKRRAEIEAAIDQAVHSELRLDREIGKIWRDMQKPLRLARQPDDIWLIPRPFSIAAAPVYGDARQITVPLQIAFRVDTRLGTLPERDTLERLPRLLRRAKVPEASRLRVLAFIPFTDLNRALDRRLITQKLELAGGTIKINSALVYGNGRSLIVKTDIGGAVNGTLYFRGQPHYDTLRNTLQVRHVDFDVDTKERLFATADWLLHDRLRDTLETVLAVPLHQHIASIPDKIETAYARAGAGKKTALDVDQFRLVPQRIVVRPDGVQILISVQSKVQVLVKRL; this is encoded by the coding sequence ATGACTACTCAACGTATTACCGGAATCTTATTTTTACTGCTGGCCCTCCTTGGCGCCATTGGCTGCAATCGTGTGCGTCCCGACGCGCCCGCCACACTTGATTTTGAGCCGCCCATTCCTGACCCCGTTTCTTATGTTGCGGGCGAGGTCACGTTCCGAATAAACGATCTGGAACGTAAAATCAACAAATCGCTCAATCCGGTTTTGGTCAACGAGGAGACATTTAAGGGGCGCAAAGGCGAAGCCTGGCATCTGCGCGTTGTGCGAACGGGGCCGGTCAAGATTCAGTATGCCAATCAGCGGGTGTCGTTCTCAGCTCCGTTGCAGGTGTGGTACAGCAACCCGCTTGGTCTGCGTAAACACCGCAAGAGCCGTCCGCTTTGTGCCTTGGCCGTTAATTTTGTTTCTCCGCTGTCGGTAGAATCCAACTGGCGGTTAGCTACCCGTTCGCGTTTTGAACAATACCGCTGGATTCAGAAACCCAAAATCCGACTGCTTGGCATCAACGTGGGCATCACGAAACTGGCCGAAAATCTGCTCGATAAACGCCGGGCTGAGATTGAAGCGGCCATCGATCAGGCCGTACACAGCGAGTTGCGCCTTGACCGCGAAATTGGAAAAATCTGGCGCGATATGCAGAAACCGCTTCGCCTTGCCCGCCAACCCGATGACATCTGGCTGATTCCGCGCCCGTTCAGTATTGCAGCCGCGCCCGTTTATGGTGATGCCCGACAAATTACCGTGCCACTACAGATTGCGTTTCGGGTTGACACGCGACTGGGTACTTTGCCCGAACGCGACACACTCGAACGGTTGCCCCGGCTGCTCCGACGGGCTAAAGTACCCGAAGCGTCGCGGCTGCGGGTGCTGGCGTTTATTCCTTTCACTGACCTGAACCGGGCGTTAGACCGGCGGCTTATTACGCAAAAGCTCGAACTGGCAGGTGGTACAATCAAAATAAACAGTGCCTTGGTTTACGGCAATGGACGCTCCCTGATTGTGAAAACCGATATAGGCGGGGCCGTAAACGGAACGCTCTATTTTCGCGGACAACCCCACTACGATACGCTCCGGAATACGCTTCAGGTCAGACACGTTGACTTCGATGTTGATACGAAAGAACGCCTGTTTGCCACCGCCGACTGGCTGCTGCACGACCGCCTGCGCGACACGCTCGAAACGGTGCTGGCGGTGCCACTGCATCAGCACATTGCCAGTATCCCCGACAAAATCGAGACGGCATACGCCCGCGCTGGTGCCGGTAAAAAAACGGCTCTTGACGTCGACCAATTTCGATTGGTGCCGCAGCGTATCGTTGTCCGGCCCGACGGTGTGCAGATTTTAATCAGCGTTCAATCAAAGGTTCAGGTGCTGGTAAAACGGCTGTAG
- a CDS encoding ATP-binding cassette domain-containing protein, which yields MIARLWHRNHPRQVADDLLNRFGLTDAAYRAVSTYSGGMRRRLDIAMSLVGKSPLVFLDEPTTGTANYVNYVMPGILLITIANGIGYVAYRLPYAVYTVSDLGCGDHYWRLFERCRQISPLVTRYGLRWPGALALCSWPMSSRCGRIKTGCKRPPSQQEGSRSGDN from the coding sequence ATGATTGCCAGACTATGGCATCGTAACCATCCGCGTCAGGTTGCGGATGATCTGCTGAACCGCTTCGGCCTGACTGATGCCGCCTACCGGGCGGTATCCACCTATTCGGGTGGGATGCGCCGTCGGCTTGATATTGCCATGAGTTTGGTAGGAAAATCACCCCTTGTTTTTCTCGATGAGCCGACCACCGGTACAGCGAATTATGTGAACTATGTAATGCCCGGCATCCTGCTCATTACCATCGCCAACGGGATCGGCTACGTGGCGTATCGTCTGCCTTACGCTGTTTACACTGTCTCTGACCTGGGTTGCGGTGATCATTACTGGAGACTATTCGAGCGTTGTCGTCAGATCAGCCCGTTGGTAACGAGATATGGGTTGCGCTGGCCTGGTGCATTGGCATTATGCTCGTGGCCTATGTCTTCGCGATGCGGACGTATAAAAACCGGGTGTAAACGACCCCCGTCGCAACAGGAAGGATCGCGTTCGGGTGATAACTAA
- a CDS encoding RNA polymerase sigma factor has translation MPQPFTDEQLWQQLRDGHEGAFAELMRRYHSPLVSYARKLTPDTARIDDAVQELFVELWTKRQSLGPTTAVRPYLLASLRRRLVRTLNRDRWLQFTGTDALDLPFLAQFSVEERLIDDETQQQQLRRLNYLINTLPARQREALYLKFYQNLNNEQIAGVMHIGYQPATNLIYRALTYLRQHWHEEFNPLLLLVFFS, from the coding sequence ATGCCCCAGCCCTTTACCGACGAACAGCTTTGGCAGCAACTCCGCGACGGCCATGAAGGGGCCTTTGCTGAACTAATGCGCCGGTATCACAGTCCGTTGGTTAGCTACGCCCGTAAGCTTACTCCCGACACTGCCCGCATCGATGATGCTGTGCAGGAGTTGTTTGTGGAGCTTTGGACCAAACGGCAGTCGCTCGGCCCTACTACCGCCGTGCGGCCCTATTTACTGGCTTCGTTGCGTCGGCGGCTGGTACGCACCCTCAACCGCGACCGTTGGCTCCAGTTTACAGGCACCGACGCGCTCGACCTGCCGTTTCTGGCGCAGTTTTCGGTGGAAGAACGGCTGATTGACGATGAAACTCAACAGCAGCAACTTCGTCGATTGAACTATCTGATCAATACCTTGCCCGCCCGGCAGCGCGAGGCTCTGTATCTTAAGTTCTACCAGAATCTGAACAATGAGCAGATTGCCGGGGTCATGCACATCGGTTATCAGCCCGCTACCAATCTCATTTACCGCGCCCTGACCTATCTGCGGCAACATTGGCACGAGGAATTTAACCCGCTGCTGCTGCTTGTTTTCTTTTCCTGA
- a CDS encoding TonB-dependent receptor, with the protein MKNALYPRIPWQRIMQLTAFPLLLTLLFATFSLAEPGRAQQLLDRPVTVQISGQDLRSALAQLERATQTRFVYKSALVRSARTVSLTANNERLASVLDRLLKPLSIQYEVTNDYIILNRSAPATSSPTNVPDANGATVPERTTPQDRSVTGRVSSESGEGMPGVSVVVKGTGRGSTTDSEGNYRLNAPDGPATLVFSFVGYASQEVALSSGQTTVNVQLRPDDKSLNEVVVVGYGTQRRADVTSSIASISTREIKDQPVPNVVEGLAGRMPGVQIQQNTGAPGNSPSIKIRGLGSISAGNGPLVVIDGQPINSGDLTNGGGLNLLNPNDIEKIDVLKDASATAIYGSRGANGVIVVTTKRGKSGQMRLNVDYFTGTQEVTKRMDMLNAQQFADFSKEAANNAYLERVTGARIEDLNNARPAGQRFRYPRGEFPGVDFDNPTALSSFNYQDMVFQRAPISNYQITGSGGTDKLQFMVSGNYLRQDGIIKRSGIDRYTFRTNVDAQLNPAVRMGLSISPSFTVEDRLNTDGHWASNGIINSALNLPPFIPIFQADGVTYNSQAFYAAPYNWPGITNPVANIYEVDNQARITRLLGNAYLELRLIEGLNYRGTIGGDIIQFRQNQYQTSALPLNQLLPPTPNSAFAENSQNVNWVTNHTLTYDRQIGGKHRFEALLGMEAQKNDFERTRIDANNFPNDLVRTVNAGTILGNNANRNVRDQWSLASYFARVAYSLADKYLFNASIRRDGSSRFGEANRWGTFPSASVGWRVSEEPFLKNNRVLSELKLKVSYGIAGNNAFTSNYPALGLVSTDNYVFGNALANGLAVTTTSNPALSWERSRQLDIGAEIGLLNNRLFIVADYYQRTTTDLLLAVQVPTLTGFGSAVQNIGQVENKGFEFALNTRNLTGMLTWNTDLNISFNRNKVLALGPTGDPIRSGTGVGETNITLIGQPLGNLFGYRQLGVFRDQADLDASPRFADARPGDVKYEDVNGDGRVDANDRTSIGNNQPDFIYGVTNTFAYKGIDLGIVIQGVQGGEILNLSRRFYENLEGNSNQITTVLDRWRSPQQPGNGIVPRANTRTTGNNNALSTRWVEDASFFRIRNITLGYNLPKSLVSRARLQTLRVYAGVQNALTISNYLSYNPEVSGYEGPLTGGVDYGSYPVARTYTIGLNIGL; encoded by the coding sequence ATGAAAAATGCCCTTTACCCACGAATTCCGTGGCAACGTATCATGCAACTAACCGCCTTTCCGCTTCTACTGACCCTGCTGTTCGCCACGTTCTCGCTGGCCGAACCGGGTCGGGCACAGCAACTCCTCGACCGGCCCGTAACGGTGCAGATTAGCGGGCAGGACCTCCGCTCGGCCCTCGCCCAGTTGGAACGGGCTACCCAAACGCGCTTCGTGTACAAATCGGCTTTAGTACGCTCAGCCCGGACGGTATCGCTCACGGCCAACAACGAACGACTGGCAAGCGTTCTCGACCGGCTGCTGAAACCGCTTAGTATTCAGTATGAAGTCACAAACGACTACATTATTCTGAACCGGTCGGCTCCCGCAACTTCGTCGCCTACTAACGTGCCGGACGCCAACGGCGCAACAGTTCCGGAACGCACGACTCCTCAAGACCGTTCTGTGACGGGCCGCGTCAGCAGCGAATCGGGCGAGGGTATGCCGGGTGTTTCGGTTGTGGTGAAAGGTACTGGCCGGGGCAGCACCACCGACAGCGAAGGAAACTACCGCCTGAATGCTCCCGACGGCCCTGCAACGCTGGTGTTTTCGTTTGTGGGCTATGCCTCGCAGGAGGTGGCCCTTTCGTCTGGGCAAACGACCGTGAATGTACAACTCCGCCCCGACGACAAATCGCTGAACGAGGTGGTGGTGGTAGGATATGGGACGCAGCGCCGGGCCGACGTTACCAGTTCGATTGCATCAATCAGCACCCGTGAAATCAAAGACCAGCCCGTACCGAACGTGGTGGAAGGACTGGCGGGCCGGATGCCGGGCGTGCAGATTCAGCAAAACACGGGCGCACCGGGCAATAGTCCGTCCATCAAAATTCGTGGGCTGGGGTCCATTAGTGCGGGTAATGGGCCATTAGTGGTTATCGACGGACAACCGATCAACTCCGGCGACCTAACCAACGGCGGGGGATTGAACCTGCTGAATCCGAACGACATAGAAAAAATTGACGTATTGAAAGATGCCAGCGCAACGGCCATCTACGGCTCACGTGGGGCCAACGGCGTGATTGTAGTGACGACCAAACGCGGTAAGTCTGGGCAGATGCGCCTGAACGTTGATTACTTCACGGGTACGCAGGAAGTAACTAAGCGGATGGACATGCTCAACGCCCAGCAGTTCGCCGATTTCTCAAAAGAAGCCGCCAACAATGCTTATCTCGAACGCGTGACCGGTGCCCGCATTGAAGACCTCAACAATGCGCGTCCAGCCGGGCAGCGGTTTCGTTATCCCCGTGGCGAGTTTCCGGGCGTTGATTTCGACAACCCGACCGCACTCTCGAGCTTTAATTATCAGGACATGGTTTTTCAGCGGGCACCCATCAGCAACTACCAGATTACAGGCTCCGGCGGTACCGATAAACTGCAGTTTATGGTGTCGGGCAACTATCTCCGGCAGGATGGCATCATCAAACGCTCAGGCATCGACCGCTATACGTTCCGCACCAACGTTGACGCACAGTTGAATCCCGCCGTGCGAATGGGCCTGAGCATCAGCCCGTCGTTTACGGTTGAGGATCGATTAAACACCGACGGACACTGGGCCAGCAACGGCATTATCAACTCGGCCCTGAACCTACCGCCGTTCATTCCGATCTTCCAGGCCGACGGCGTTACCTACAACTCGCAGGCATTCTACGCGGCTCCGTACAACTGGCCCGGCATCACCAATCCAGTTGCCAATATCTATGAAGTGGACAATCAGGCCCGTATCACCCGACTGCTGGGTAACGCTTATCTGGAACTGCGGTTGATAGAGGGGCTGAACTACCGGGGAACCATTGGGGGCGACATTATCCAATTCCGGCAAAATCAGTACCAGACCTCGGCTCTGCCGCTAAACCAGTTACTGCCGCCAACGCCCAATTCGGCCTTCGCTGAAAACTCGCAGAACGTCAACTGGGTCACGAACCATACACTGACCTACGACCGGCAAATCGGCGGCAAGCATCGGTTTGAGGCCCTGCTGGGTATGGAAGCGCAGAAAAACGACTTTGAGCGCACCCGTATCGATGCCAATAATTTCCCGAACGATCTGGTCCGTACCGTTAACGCCGGGACGATTCTGGGCAACAACGCCAACCGTAATGTACGCGATCAATGGTCGCTGGCATCGTATTTTGCGCGGGTGGCCTATTCGCTGGCCGACAAGTATCTGTTCAACGCATCCATTCGGCGCGATGGTAGCAGCCGCTTTGGCGAAGCCAACCGCTGGGGTACGTTTCCCTCGGCCTCGGTAGGCTGGCGGGTGAGCGAAGAGCCGTTCTTGAAAAACAACCGTGTCCTTTCTGAACTGAAACTTAAGGTCAGTTATGGCATAGCGGGCAACAACGCATTTACGTCAAACTATCCGGCTCTGGGTCTGGTCAGTACCGATAACTACGTGTTCGGCAATGCACTGGCCAATGGGCTGGCCGTAACCACTACGTCGAACCCGGCTCTGTCGTGGGAGCGTAGCCGACAGTTGGATATAGGGGCTGAGATTGGGTTGCTCAACAACAGGTTGTTTATTGTGGCTGATTATTACCAACGCACCACTACCGACTTGTTGCTGGCGGTGCAGGTGCCTACGCTGACGGGCTTCGGTTCGGCGGTGCAGAACATTGGTCAGGTCGAAAACAAAGGCTTCGAGTTTGCGCTCAATACGCGCAACCTTACGGGTATGCTCACCTGGAACACCGACCTGAACATCTCTTTCAATCGGAACAAAGTGCTGGCCCTGGGACCCACCGGCGACCCCATACGCAGTGGCACGGGTGTTGGCGAAACCAACATCACCCTCATCGGGCAGCCCCTGGGCAACCTCTTCGGTTACCGGCAACTGGGTGTGTTCCGTGATCAGGCCGACCTCGATGCTTCGCCCCGCTTTGCCGATGCCCGGCCCGGCGATGTGAAGTACGAGGATGTCAACGGCGACGGCCGCGTCGATGCCAATGACCGCACGAGCATCGGCAATAACCAGCCCGACTTTATCTATGGCGTAACCAATACGTTTGCCTACAAGGGCATTGACCTCGGCATTGTGATTCAGGGGGTGCAGGGGGGCGAAATTCTTAACCTGTCGCGCCGGTTCTACGAAAACCTGGAAGGCAATTCCAATCAAATCACCACCGTGCTCGACCGCTGGCGGTCGCCCCAGCAGCCGGGTAATGGCATTGTGCCACGGGCCAACACCCGGACCACCGGCAATAATAACGCCCTCTCGACGCGCTGGGTTGAGGATGCCAGTTTTTTTCGCATCCGCAACATCACCCTGGGCTACAACCTGCCCAAATCGCTCGTGAGCCGCGCCCGGCTCCAGACGCTACGGGTGTATGCGGGTGTGCAGAACGCGCTGACCATCTCGAATTACCTGAGCTATAACCCCGAAGTAAGCGGCTACGAAGGCCCCCTGACCGGAGGGGTTGATTATGGCAGTTATCCCGTTGCCCGAACCTACACCATCGGCCTGAACATCGGCCTCTAA
- a CDS encoding FecR family protein: MQPDNEQVEKFLSDETFRDWVRTGGLRHPDTYWSRYWHDHPAQQPTMREAQNLLLAAHLPDETVSPERTEQFVAQTLTQIRPLGRVRSLWTWPVVAAATLTLALGLSWWRMQSGTPNRVSRPLETGIDVPNERPRETRNNTSTRQRLTLADGSTVLLQPGATLRYPIRFGGRNREVALTGEAFFRVTKRPDQPFLVLANGMVTKVLGTSFRIRANDADPTVTLEVKTGRVAVFAQTDLDQVRQSPGLSAPSLLVTPNQQVVFERKTGQMNRSLVDEPALLTIPEQNRDFVFTDAPIAQVFSTLETAYGVDIVYDSDALQRCTLTAPLGNEPLFDKLTIICRAIGGRYEVVGAQVVIQAEGCAE, from the coding sequence ATGCAACCTGATAACGAGCAAGTAGAAAAATTTCTGTCTGACGAAACCTTCCGTGATTGGGTACGAACCGGTGGGTTACGCCACCCCGACACCTACTGGTCGCGGTACTGGCACGACCACCCGGCGCAACAGCCCACCATGCGCGAGGCACAAAACCTGTTGCTGGCAGCCCACCTGCCCGATGAGACTGTTTCGCCCGAACGTACTGAACAATTTGTGGCGCAAACGCTGACGCAGATACGTCCGCTGGGGCGGGTACGTTCGTTATGGACGTGGCCGGTGGTAGCAGCCGCTACGCTGACGCTGGCCCTCGGTCTGAGCTGGTGGCGGATGCAGTCGGGTACTCCAAATCGGGTGAGTCGTCCATTAGAAACGGGGATAGACGTACCGAACGAGAGACCCCGCGAAACGCGAAACAACACCAGCACCCGGCAACGGCTGACGCTGGCCGATGGCTCAACAGTACTGCTGCAACCCGGTGCGACACTGCGTTACCCCATTCGGTTTGGGGGTAGAAACCGGGAAGTAGCGTTAACGGGCGAAGCGTTTTTTCGGGTGACAAAACGCCCCGATCAGCCGTTTCTGGTGTTGGCAAACGGCATGGTGACGAAGGTGCTGGGCACCAGTTTCCGCATCAGGGCCAACGACGCCGACCCGACCGTAACGCTCGAAGTGAAAACCGGGCGCGTGGCCGTATTTGCCCAAACCGACCTCGACCAGGTGCGGCAATCGCCTGGACTGTCGGCACCGAGCCTGCTCGTAACCCCTAATCAGCAGGTGGTGTTTGAGCGGAAGACCGGGCAGATGAACCGGAGCTTAGTAGACGAACCGGCCCTGCTCACCATTCCCGAACAGAACCGCGACTTTGTATTCACCGATGCACCCATCGCACAGGTGTTCTCCACACTCGAAACAGCCTATGGTGTAGACATTGTTTACGACAGCGATGCGCTGCAACGCTGCACGCTCACGGCACCACTCGGCAACGAACCACTCTTCGATAAGCTAACGATTATCTGTCGGGCCATTGGTGGCCGCTACGAGGTCGTGGGGGCGCAGGTGGTAATTCAGGCCGAAGGGTGTGCCGAATAA